A region of the Arthrobacter sp. FW306-07-I genome:
GTGATCACGCTGCAGGCCACGATCCGCGAGAAGGTATCCGTGGTCCGGGCGATGGTCTTGAACACGGCAATGGCCAGGGTGGCGAACAGGCCCAGCACCAGCAGCGAGCCGGCCAAGCCAAGTTCCTCGCCCAGGATGGAGAAGATGAAGTCGTTATGGGCTTCCGGGATCCAGTTCCACTTCTGCCGGCTCTGCCCCAGGCCCACGCCGAACCAGCTGCCGGAAGCCAGTGCGTATGTGCCGTGCTGCGCCTGGTAGCCCATGCCCTGCGCGTCCTCGTCAGACCCCATGCCCAGCCAGGAGGAGATGCGCCCCATCCTGTTGCCGCTGGTGGCTGCCAGCACCAGGGCTGCCGCCGCGCAGATCAGCCCGGCCACAGAGAACACCTTCATCCGCACGCCGCCGTAGAACATGGTGGCGGCCAGGATCATCATGATGATCAAGGTGGTGCCCAGGTCGTGCCCCAGCGCCACGATGCCCATAATCAGTGCACCGGCCGGTGCCAGCGGCATGACCGCGTGCTTCCACTGCCCAAGCAGGGCCTGCTTCCGGTCCAGGATCCAGGCTCCCCACACAATCAGCGAGAGCTTGGCGAATTCGGACGGCTGGGCCGTGAAACCACCCACACTGAGCCAGTTCCGGTTGCCGTTCACGGTCATGCCCAGCGGCGTGAACACCAGCACCAGGGCAAACAGTGAACCGATCAGCATCGGCCAGCCCAGCCACCGGATCCGCCGCACGGGCATCCGCGCCAGCACCAGCATGATCGCCGCGCCGGCCACGGTCCACATGGCCTGCTTCAGGGGAAGATCGTACGGATTGTTTCCTGCCGCCACGGATTCCACGGACGACGCCGACGCCACCTCCACGAGTCCGATCCCTGAGAGCGTGAGCACCACTGCCAGGATCAGCGGCCGCAGGCGGCCCGGCGAGTCGTCCTCCAGCCATACCGCCAGTTTGCCCAGCCTGCGCCGGGCAGGAGGACGCGTAACGCGCTGCTTTTGTCCTGTACTCATCTGTCCGTTCCTCAGCCTGAACATCCGCGGTTTCCCGCAGGGCCGGGCCAGCGGCCCGGGCGGGTACCGCCGAAAAGAAAGAGTACGCCCACCCCGCTACTGGAGGGCGACGGGACACCCGCCAAGTCAAGGGTTTTAGGCGAATTGCCAGCTTCGGCCTGTAGGGTAGCGGAAACCTGTCCCCTCCCGAAGGTCCTTTTGTCGTGTTCGGTTCCAGAAAATCTCCCGGCCCGGAACAGGAAAGCTCCAGCCCCCTCGCCTACCCCGGTCAGGGTGAGCTGTACGCCACCAGTTCGCGCCACCTCCGGCCCCTCCGCCGTCGTGCCCCACGCTGGGTCAAGGTCCTCACTGCTGTGGTGTCCGTGCTGCTCCTGGCCGTCCTGGCGTTTGGCGGCTACTGGGCCTGGCGCCTGCAGTCCAACATCAGCACTTCGCAGCTGTCCGCGGGCGGACAGCGCACGGAGGGGGCCGCGAATGACAACACGGACCGGCTGCAGATCCTGGTGCTGGGCTCGGACACGCGGAGCGGCAACAACAGCCAATACGGCACCGCGGACCAATCCTCCGGCTACGGGCAGTCCGACGTGATGATGCTGCTGGACA
Encoded here:
- the ftsW gene encoding putative lipid II flippase FtsW, whose protein sequence is MSTGQKQRVTRPPARRRLGKLAVWLEDDSPGRLRPLILAVVLTLSGIGLVEVASASSVESVAAGNNPYDLPLKQAMWTVAGAAIMLVLARMPVRRIRWLGWPMLIGSLFALVLVFTPLGMTVNGNRNWLSVGGFTAQPSEFAKLSLIVWGAWILDRKQALLGQWKHAVMPLAPAGALIMGIVALGHDLGTTLIIMMILAATMFYGGVRMKVFSVAGLICAAAALVLAATSGNRMGRISSWLGMGSDEDAQGMGYQAQHGTYALASGSWFGVGLGQSRQKWNWIPEAHNDFIFSILGEELGLAGSLLVLGLFATLAIAVFKTIARTTDTFSRIVACSVITWILGQAVINISMVSGLLPVIGVPLPFISYGGSAMVSSLAGIGVILAVTRPEGTVPPSRRGTRVGRALRRGAGSNRAGLSGAVPDSAVKQAREHAHQR